The Bacteriovorax sp. Seq25_V genome window below encodes:
- the hemC gene encoding hydroxymethylbilane synthase, which produces MSKKSYIIGTRGSLLALTQCGQVKDELERLTGDNFELKIIKTQGDQITDKPLWQLEGKDFFTKELDAQLLEGQIDLVVHSYKDLGSDRPEGIKLAAITKRSFAHDILFIKKSTIKNLHNMEELVVGTSSPRRIVNIEAHLSEYIPNGENLKISTKVLRGNVNSRIGKLVDDQYDAIVLAMPGIERLAMTESSRLELEGLIKDLDYMILPHSAFPAAASQGALAIEALENRDDDGELLEKLKLMEDSKTVKEVSRERQAFASYGGGCHLAVGINVTKHGDYYLHTHRGAVDDKEVSYKLLEGSFASIEANTKKKAFIGLPIQKFSNSTSVPCKLLKKTSVKAEIDTTKDLFVTSTYALETLKETTPKSALFCAGNKTWKKLAKEGFWVNGSSDSLGEDYLQEIRESKLLETFYSGKDAQARGLISLTHAGSYSKYGEVVAVYSKEEVELSAEDEKELLSCNIFYWTSFTQFQSYVKKYPQIEGAFHCSGLGKTFEGLKDYGLKNLRPFGSMEEFNNWLKK; this is translated from the coding sequence TTGAGTAAAAAATCTTATATTATAGGAACGCGTGGTTCCCTTCTAGCACTAACTCAATGTGGTCAAGTTAAGGACGAATTAGAAAGATTAACTGGGGATAATTTTGAATTAAAAATTATTAAAACCCAAGGTGATCAAATTACCGATAAGCCTCTTTGGCAACTTGAAGGAAAAGATTTTTTTACAAAAGAACTTGATGCTCAATTACTTGAAGGACAAATTGATCTGGTTGTTCATTCATATAAAGACCTAGGAAGTGACCGTCCTGAAGGAATCAAACTTGCTGCCATAACAAAGAGGTCTTTCGCTCATGACATTCTCTTTATCAAGAAATCGACAATTAAAAATCTTCATAATATGGAAGAACTTGTTGTCGGAACAAGCTCTCCAAGAAGAATTGTTAATATTGAAGCTCACCTTAGCGAATATATTCCAAATGGTGAAAACTTAAAAATCTCAACCAAAGTCTTACGTGGAAATGTAAACTCAAGAATTGGAAAGCTCGTTGACGATCAGTACGATGCGATCGTTCTTGCAATGCCTGGAATTGAAAGACTTGCGATGACTGAGAGTTCAAGACTTGAACTTGAAGGCCTTATAAAAGATCTTGATTATATGATTCTTCCACACTCCGCTTTTCCTGCGGCCGCAAGCCAAGGTGCACTTGCAATTGAAGCCCTTGAAAATCGTGACGATGATGGAGAGCTTTTAGAGAAACTAAAACTCATGGAAGATAGTAAAACAGTAAAAGAAGTTAGCCGCGAACGACAGGCATTTGCATCGTATGGCGGAGGCTGTCACCTCGCAGTTGGTATAAATGTTACGAAGCACGGTGATTACTATCTTCACACTCATCGTGGAGCAGTTGATGACAAAGAAGTATCTTACAAACTTCTTGAAGGAAGTTTTGCAAGTATCGAAGCTAACACGAAGAAGAAGGCATTCATTGGACTTCCTATTCAAAAGTTTTCAAATAGCACAAGCGTACCATGTAAACTTCTAAAAAAGACATCTGTAAAAGCAGAAATTGATACAACAAAAGATTTATTTGTAACTTCAACTTATGCTCTTGAAACTTTGAAAGAGACGACACCTAAGTCCGCACTATTTTGTGCAGGAAATAAGACTTGGAAGAAATTAGCAAAAGAAGGGTTTTGGGTAAACGGATCCAGCGATTCGCTTGGCGAAGATTACCTACAAGAGATTCGCGAATCAAAACTTCTTGAAACTTTCTACAGCGGAAAGGACGCTCAAGCACGTGGTCTTATTTCCCTAACTCATGCCGGGAGCTACTCAAAGTATGGCGAGGTTGTTGCGGTGTATTCGAAAGAAGAAGTGGAGTTATCTGCAGAAGATGAAAAAGAGCTTTTAAGTTGTAATATCTTCTACTGGACGAGTTTCACGCAATTTCAAAGCTACGTAAAAAAGTATCCCCAAATAGAAGGTGCATTCCATTGCTCAGGGCTTGGAAAAACTTTTGAAGGCCTCAAAGATTATGGTCTAAAGAATTTAAGACCGTTTGGAAGCATGGAAGAATTTAATAACTGGTTAAAAAAATAA
- a CDS encoding enoyl-ACP reductase yields MSLLEGKRVLILGLANDKSIAWGIANVMKEQGARLAFSFLNEALAKRVNPLSDEIGGEFTFELDVCNEEHLENMKNIVKEKWGQVDVIVHSLAFSDKEDLKKRFSETSRDGFKLAHDISAYSLISTCNVLKEVMAPDCSVMALTYHGSVKVLSGYNVMGVAKASLESSMRYLADDLGPEGIRVNCISAGPIRTLAASGVPGLKGFLKDVEEKAPLRRNVTQEDVGGVACFLASKLANGVTGQVIYVDSGISILGA; encoded by the coding sequence ATGAGTTTATTAGAAGGTAAAAGAGTACTAATTTTAGGACTTGCAAATGACAAGTCTATCGCATGGGGAATTGCGAATGTTATGAAAGAGCAAGGTGCAAGACTCGCATTTTCATTCTTAAATGAAGCGCTTGCGAAGAGAGTTAATCCTCTAAGTGACGAGATCGGTGGTGAGTTTACATTTGAACTAGATGTATGTAATGAAGAGCACCTCGAAAATATGAAAAATATTGTTAAAGAGAAATGGGGACAAGTTGATGTGATCGTACATTCTCTTGCTTTCTCTGATAAAGAAGATCTAAAAAAGAGATTCAGTGAAACAAGCCGTGATGGTTTTAAGCTTGCTCACGATATTTCTGCTTACTCACTTATTTCAACTTGTAATGTATTAAAAGAAGTTATGGCACCAGACTGTTCAGTTATGGCCCTTACATACCATGGTTCAGTTAAAGTTCTTTCTGGTTATAACGTAATGGGTGTCGCTAAAGCATCTCTAGAATCAAGTATGAGATATCTTGCTGACGATCTAGGACCTGAAGGAATCAGAGTAAACTGCATTTCTGCAGGACCAATTAGAACGCTTGCAGCTTCAGGTGTTCCTGGTCTTAAAGGCTTTTTAAAAGACGTAGAGGAAAAAGCACCACTAAGAAGAAATGTAACACAAGAAGACGTTGGTGGAGTCGCTTGCTTCCTAGCCTCGAAACTTGCTAATGGTGTAACAGGTCAAGTTATCTATGTTGATTCGGGAATTTCAATTCTTGGTGCATAA
- a CDS encoding sensor histidine kinase KdpD, with amino-acid sequence MLELKQKSSPLFVLAGLVMFIITLMASWWLYLLIGMSNRLQVLEGNSDGPNMVRLIMWEGSTFILLLMLIFIFFIVLFYKDVKKNKSIHAFFAGLTHELKTPLASIRLQSEVIQDEATKLSSTRLDKLTTRLIDDTKRLETQMDKILQLSRIERGGNLNLRAVNVKSLFSKLVKLYGGDLSISLEEMSESIEVLADEFALEIIIKNLLENTRNHTSSKEVTVTLKEDCNYAFIRYKDNGIFEGNVNKLGNLFYKFNSSKGSGIGLYLTKKFLKRMKGDIEIIHDGGLVFNIKLQVVPGDHCEKR; translated from the coding sequence ATGCTTGAACTAAAACAAAAATCTTCACCACTTTTTGTCCTCGCAGGCCTTGTAATGTTTATCATTACTCTCATGGCCTCGTGGTGGCTTTATCTCTTAATTGGGATGAGTAATCGCCTTCAAGTACTTGAAGGAAATTCAGACGGGCCAAACATGGTGAGGCTTATCATGTGGGAGGGATCAACTTTTATCCTTCTCCTCATGCTTATCTTTATTTTCTTCATCGTGCTTTTCTATAAAGACGTTAAAAAGAATAAATCGATCCATGCCTTCTTCGCAGGACTAACGCATGAACTAAAAACCCCTCTTGCAAGTATCAGACTTCAATCTGAAGTAATTCAAGATGAGGCAACAAAACTATCAAGCACAAGACTAGATAAGCTAACGACAAGACTCATTGATGATACCAAGAGACTTGAGACCCAAATGGATAAGATTTTACAACTATCAAGAATTGAGCGCGGCGGAAATCTAAATCTTCGTGCAGTCAATGTGAAAAGCCTTTTCTCTAAACTCGTTAAACTCTATGGTGGCGATCTTTCAATCTCACTTGAAGAAATGAGTGAATCAATTGAAGTTTTGGCCGATGAGTTTGCACTTGAAATTATCATTAAAAATCTCTTAGAGAATACAAGAAACCACACCTCGTCTAAAGAAGTGACGGTAACTTTAAAAGAAGATTGTAACTACGCTTTCATTAGATACAAAGACAATGGAATCTTTGAAGGCAATGTAAATAAATTAGGAAATCTATTTTATAAATTCAACTCGTCTAAAGGTTCAGGCATTGGGCTCTATCTCACGAAGAAATTTCTCAAGAGAATGAAAGGTGATATTGAAATTATTCACGATGGCGGTTTAGTTTTTAATATAAAACTACAAGTTGTTCCAGGAGATCACTGTGAAAAACGCTAA
- a CDS encoding FecR domain-containing protein: MKLLSRIAFILLWSSYILAQVAEVTLKKGIAYKISSSTQVDLELNSKVDINETIITGEKSVIKILFADKSIITLGPNTSFVVNTFQVHQTQRNAAFNLLTGKIRAEITKGQLDKNNVQVITKKVSVGVRGTEFLVNALAEKTDVALLEGKIDAQIGEKILEVEPGEYFSSVDGEIRKMTPDQLSKLLENKEEFLPELEELRPRVQSSTPDMPLGGPGVAVVPTIGIGGVGIGLATSESVISTSDEEEEQENKENMVHDAVKDELQEREDPPDIKSAKKNRKELLKENKCFYWFYKSIPGSGKIERFRRDRACDDYYFDL; the protein is encoded by the coding sequence ATGAAATTGCTTAGTAGAATTGCATTCATATTATTATGGAGCAGTTACATTCTAGCGCAGGTAGCAGAAGTTACCCTTAAAAAAGGGATAGCCTACAAGATTTCAAGTTCGACTCAGGTCGACCTTGAATTAAATTCTAAAGTCGATATTAACGAAACTATTATCACAGGAGAAAAGTCTGTGATCAAAATACTTTTCGCTGATAAGAGTATTATCACACTAGGGCCAAACACTTCATTCGTCGTCAATACTTTTCAAGTTCATCAAACACAAAGGAATGCTGCTTTTAATCTACTGACAGGAAAGATTAGGGCCGAAATCACTAAGGGACAACTTGATAAAAATAATGTGCAAGTCATTACAAAGAAAGTTTCAGTAGGCGTTAGAGGAACTGAGTTTCTAGTTAATGCACTCGCGGAGAAAACTGACGTGGCCTTACTTGAAGGAAAAATCGATGCACAAATTGGAGAGAAAATTCTTGAGGTTGAGCCTGGTGAATACTTTTCAAGTGTTGATGGTGAAATAAGAAAAATGACGCCAGACCAACTCTCAAAGTTACTTGAAAACAAAGAAGAATTTCTTCCTGAATTAGAAGAACTAAGACCTAGAGTGCAAAGTAGTACTCCAGATATGCCACTTGGAGGACCAGGTGTAGCGGTTGTACCAACCATTGGTATTGGAGGAGTAGGCATAGGATTAGCAACATCTGAATCAGTCATTAGTACAAGTGATGAAGAGGAAGAACAGGAAAATAAAGAAAATATGGTACATGATGCCGTAAAGGATGAGCTTCAAGAAAGAGAAGATCCACCAGACATAAAATCAGCAAAGAAGAACCGCAAAGAGTTGTTGAAAGAAAATAAATGCTTCTACTGGTTTTATAAATCAATTCCAGGAAGTGGAAAAATAGAACGTTTTAGAAGGGATAGGGCCTGTGATGACTACTACTTCGACTTGTAA
- a CDS encoding radical SAM protein, with protein MISKSDFQHLSETFSGPEGRYNYFPRITGWKNNLDLKTWFESLEKYQGNEIDLYIHIPFCERFCHFCGCNIKVAAKNDIIENYLSKLANEWALYERYNFKIKSLYFGGGTPNSLTSTQLERLLDTLPGNYSIHSEYDPRYKNFDFINTLMSRGLKSISMGIQDFDETVLASIGRRTDFLTVEENLKYFKSLNLEKISIDLIYGLPRQGESSLTKLEEFLKLDLISNISLYPFAEVPWFKDFYPAWSNEKFSIAQKNELQFNFIEKLSEYGFAPISFGHFTNDKNQLMKQERTIMGFNKECEDIVIALGVSAISSTPENIKQNTKIFDHYMIDIQGQITGHIRSNKEARLQELLLNLSANKEVSSDNFQIPRALFELDLLKSNDATVSLSENGRYFCQYICGAIVNENN; from the coding sequence ATGATTTCAAAAAGTGACTTTCAACATTTAAGCGAGACTTTTAGCGGTCCAGAGGGAAGGTATAATTACTTCCCTCGCATCACTGGCTGGAAAAATAACCTCGATCTTAAAACTTGGTTTGAGTCTCTCGAAAAATACCAGGGAAATGAAATTGACCTCTATATTCATATCCCATTTTGCGAGAGGTTTTGTCACTTCTGTGGCTGTAACATCAAAGTTGCGGCGAAAAATGACATCATTGAAAATTATCTCTCAAAATTAGCTAATGAATGGGCGCTTTATGAAAGGTACAACTTCAAAATTAAAAGCCTCTACTTCGGCGGCGGGACACCAAACTCATTGACGAGTACTCAATTAGAAAGACTTCTAGATACACTCCCAGGAAATTACTCAATTCATAGTGAGTACGATCCAAGATACAAGAACTTTGATTTCATTAACACTCTTATGTCTAGGGGATTAAAGTCTATCTCAATGGGAATTCAAGATTTCGATGAAACAGTCCTGGCATCAATTGGAAGACGAACTGACTTTTTAACTGTTGAAGAAAATTTAAAATACTTCAAGTCGTTAAATCTAGAAAAAATAAGCATTGATCTCATCTATGGACTACCACGCCAAGGAGAAAGTTCGCTAACCAAACTAGAAGAGTTTCTAAAGTTGGATCTCATTAGCAATATCTCCCTCTACCCTTTTGCCGAAGTCCCTTGGTTCAAGGATTTTTACCCTGCCTGGTCCAACGAAAAATTTAGCATAGCGCAAAAGAATGAGCTACAATTTAATTTTATCGAAAAATTGTCAGAATATGGTTTTGCACCAATATCTTTTGGTCATTTTACGAATGATAAAAATCAACTCATGAAACAAGAAAGAACGATCATGGGCTTTAATAAAGAATGCGAAGATATTGTTATCGCCCTCGGGGTCTCTGCAATAAGTTCAACTCCAGAAAACATCAAGCAAAATACGAAAATCTTTGATCATTACATGATAGACATTCAAGGTCAGATTACCGGACATATTCGATCAAATAAAGAAGCACGATTACAGGAGCTACTTTTAAACCTTAGTGCTAACAAAGAAGTTTCTTCTGATAATTTCCAGATTCCACGTGCACTCTTCGAACTCGACCTACTCAAATCAAATGACGCGACTGTATCTTTAAGTGAGAATGGCCGTTATTTCTGCCAATATATTTGTGGAGCTATAGTTAACGAAAATAACTAA
- a CDS encoding uroporphyrinogen decarboxylase family protein, with translation MGLFNDRKNEAGKTTVPVWFMRQAGRYHAHYQNIKKDSDFMTMCKDPKLAYEVTMGPINEFDFDAAILFSDLLFPLEQLGLGLTYAPGPILEKRLETVNDVKNLKIKASSKDYYSFQKDACSLLRAGLPQNKTLLGFVGAPFTLYSYAVEGAHSGALYSSKLGLYDGRFSAFCEMLIPELLGEMREQALGGADAMCLFDTAAGELCFSDYKEFILPVLRTVTKEFKKEFPNKKVIYYSKFTHMNYLKEIQDENIDVLGVDWRHNLPEVLNELSGDYYIQGNLEPAYLGLPWETLEAKWMELFKSLQDANVNFDKWICGLGHGCLQWIPQENVRKSVELIHRNFKY, from the coding sequence ATGGGATTATTTAACGACAGAAAAAATGAAGCAGGAAAAACAACGGTACCTGTATGGTTTATGAGACAAGCAGGAAGATACCATGCTCATTACCAAAACATAAAAAAAGATAGTGACTTTATGACAATGTGTAAGGACCCAAAACTTGCATACGAAGTTACAATGGGACCAATCAACGAGTTTGATTTTGATGCCGCCATTCTATTTTCAGACCTACTCTTCCCTCTTGAGCAACTTGGTCTTGGCCTTACATATGCTCCAGGACCAATTCTTGAAAAAAGACTAGAAACTGTAAATGACGTAAAAAACTTAAAAATCAAAGCAAGCTCTAAAGACTACTATTCTTTCCAAAAGGATGCATGTTCACTTCTAAGAGCAGGACTTCCGCAAAACAAAACTCTTCTAGGTTTTGTTGGTGCTCCTTTTACTCTTTATAGCTATGCCGTTGAAGGTGCACACTCTGGAGCACTTTACAGCTCTAAGCTTGGCCTTTATGACGGACGTTTTTCTGCATTTTGTGAAATGCTAATTCCTGAACTTCTTGGAGAAATGCGTGAACAGGCACTTGGTGGAGCAGATGCCATGTGCTTATTTGACACAGCAGCTGGAGAACTTTGTTTCTCTGACTACAAAGAATTTATTCTTCCAGTTCTTAGAACTGTTACCAAAGAATTTAAAAAAGAATTCCCGAATAAGAAAGTTATCTACTATTCAAAATTTACTCACATGAATTATTTAAAAGAAATTCAAGATGAAAATATTGATGTTCTTGGAGTTGACTGGAGACATAATTTACCAGAAGTTCTAAATGAACTTAGCGGAGACTACTACATTCAAGGAAATCTTGAACCTGCTTACCTAGGTCTTCCTTGGGAAACTCTAGAGGCCAAGTGGATGGAGCTATTCAAGAGCCTGCAAGATGCTAACGTTAATTTTGATAAGTGGATCTGTGGACTTGGACATGGTTGCCTTCAGTGGATTCCACAAGAAAATGTTAGAAAAAGTGTTGAATTAATTCACAGAAACTTTAAGTATTAA
- a CDS encoding response regulator transcription factor yields the protein MKNAKILIVEDDNNLGDTLQEYLQGLEYDCALAKSAKEAKETFSKFAPEIILMDIGLPDGNGLELAAQFRDFRKDFVLIFLSALNDPETKVEGFEVGAEDYITKPFALKELTIRLERILKFRSDISSDDEVSVGKLKIWFKRFEVADATGKVLPLSQKECAILRLLWNKKNEALTRDQIIDEVWGEDKFPSHRTVDNYIVHLRKWTESDDSKIMEIQSIRGIGYKLVINE from the coding sequence GTGAAAAACGCTAAGATCCTTATCGTTGAAGATGATAATAATTTAGGAGATACACTGCAAGAGTATCTTCAGGGCCTAGAGTACGACTGTGCCCTGGCCAAGAGTGCCAAAGAAGCGAAAGAGACTTTTTCCAAATTTGCTCCTGAGATTATTCTAATGGATATTGGTCTTCCAGATGGAAATGGGCTTGAGCTTGCCGCTCAGTTCAGAGACTTTCGTAAAGACTTTGTTTTAATCTTCCTTTCGGCCCTTAATGATCCTGAGACAAAAGTTGAAGGATTTGAAGTTGGAGCAGAAGATTATATTACAAAGCCTTTTGCTCTAAAAGAACTGACAATCCGCCTTGAGAGAATTTTAAAATTTAGAAGTGATATCTCATCCGATGACGAGGTATCAGTTGGAAAGTTAAAGATTTGGTTTAAGAGATTTGAAGTAGCAGATGCCACAGGGAAAGTTCTTCCATTATCTCAAAAAGAATGCGCGATTCTACGTCTTCTTTGGAATAAGAAAAATGAAGCATTAACGAGAGATCAGATTATCGATGAGGTTTGGGGCGAGGATAAATTTCCAAGCCATCGTACTGTCGATAACTATATTGTCCATTTAAGAAAGTGGACCGAATCCGATGATTCAAAAATCATGGAGATTCAAAGCATACGTGGAATTGGTTATAAATTAGTAATAAATGAATAA
- a CDS encoding response regulator transcription factor, whose amino-acid sequence MNREKRILVIEDEFNIAKGIELNLELQGHIVTVIDRGDKGLEEFKEGCYDLLVLDLMLPGLSGEQVLKEVRAIDEKFPVLILSAKDEAQSKINCFNLGTDDYLAKPFHIDEFLLRVERLLKRSSWVPKSIEQKYIFGDSWIDLQNMKAYGSKKEINLTRQECVLLELFITNEGKALKRSEILLELGLNEETSTRTIDNFIVRFRKYFEKNPKDPKHFISLRSVGYLFSK is encoded by the coding sequence ATGAATAGAGAAAAAAGAATCCTCGTGATTGAGGACGAATTTAATATTGCAAAAGGTATCGAGCTTAATCTTGAGCTTCAGGGACATATCGTCACAGTTATTGACCGAGGAGATAAAGGCCTAGAAGAATTTAAAGAAGGTTGTTATGATCTTCTCGTTCTTGATTTGATGTTACCTGGTCTTTCTGGGGAACAAGTTTTAAAAGAGGTTAGAGCAATTGATGAAAAATTTCCGGTTCTAATTCTCTCGGCCAAAGATGAAGCCCAAAGTAAGATCAATTGTTTCAACCTTGGTACTGATGATTATCTTGCTAAACCATTTCATATTGATGAATTTCTCCTTCGTGTTGAAAGGCTACTCAAGCGATCGAGTTGGGTTCCCAAGTCAATTGAACAAAAATATATTTTTGGAGATTCGTGGATTGACCTGCAAAATATGAAGGCCTACGGTAGTAAGAAAGAGATAAATCTTACAAGACAAGAGTGTGTACTACTTGAACTTTTTATTACAAATGAAGGAAAGGCACTAAAAAGATCAGAAATTTTATTAGAACTTGGATTAAATGAAGAAACATCCACAAGAACCATTGACAATTTCATCGTAAGATTTAGAAAATACTTCGAAAAAAACCCTAAGGACCCAAAGCATTTTATATCGCTTCGTTCTGTGGGATATTTATTTAGTAAGTAA
- a CDS encoding glutamate-1-semialdehyde 2,1-aminomutase, whose product MSQEALFERSKELVPGGVHSPVRSFKGLESTPRFVKEADGAYFTDVDGKNYIDFCMSFGPLILGHKNKDVQAKLIEGLNRGWSYGACEPYSLDLAEFLLKKLPFVDQLRFVNSGTEAVMTALRLARGATGKNKIIKFNGCYHGHVDAMLIKAGSGLAGEAEASSGGVPEGVAKDTLILELGDLEGVKACFKDHAGEIAAIIVEPLPANNGLLIQDQSFLEGLREITTQNDALLIFDEVISGFRVAFGGMAEKTGITPDIVTYGKIIGGGLPVGAIAAKKAIMQNLAPVGAVYQAGTLSANPLAMVAGLETLSKLTEESYKTLETTTLKVADIFKKFLKEYEGGRFSNYNVITHSSLFWIVPGDKIKCANNIPGNIGVDFTPLFELLLKKGIYLAPNAYEVGFVSLAHNEEVLADLEKRLWS is encoded by the coding sequence ATGAGCCAAGAAGCATTATTTGAAAGAAGTAAAGAACTCGTTCCAGGTGGAGTACACTCTCCGGTTAGAAGTTTCAAAGGTCTTGAATCGACACCACGTTTCGTCAAAGAAGCGGATGGTGCTTACTTCACAGATGTTGACGGTAAAAACTATATTGATTTCTGTATGAGCTTTGGCCCACTAATTCTTGGCCACAAGAACAAAGATGTTCAGGCTAAGCTTATTGAAGGTTTAAACCGTGGTTGGAGTTATGGAGCTTGCGAACCTTATTCACTTGATCTTGCAGAGTTTCTTTTAAAGAAACTTCCATTTGTTGATCAACTAAGATTTGTAAACTCTGGTACAGAAGCAGTGATGACTGCACTAAGACTTGCAAGAGGCGCAACGGGAAAAAATAAAATTATCAAGTTCAATGGTTGTTACCATGGACATGTCGACGCTATGTTAATTAAAGCTGGTTCAGGACTAGCGGGTGAAGCAGAGGCATCTTCAGGTGGTGTTCCAGAAGGCGTTGCTAAAGATACACTTATTCTTGAACTCGGTGATCTTGAAGGAGTAAAAGCTTGCTTCAAAGATCACGCAGGAGAAATTGCTGCAATTATCGTTGAGCCACTACCTGCAAATAACGGTCTTTTAATTCAAGATCAAAGCTTCCTTGAAGGACTAAGAGAAATTACAACCCAGAATGACGCCCTACTTATCTTTGATGAAGTTATTTCTGGTTTCAGAGTTGCTTTTGGTGGGATGGCCGAAAAAACAGGAATTACTCCAGATATCGTAACTTACGGAAAAATTATCGGAGGAGGTCTTCCTGTTGGTGCCATCGCTGCAAAGAAAGCAATTATGCAAAATCTTGCTCCTGTTGGTGCTGTCTATCAAGCAGGGACTCTAAGCGCCAACCCTCTCGCAATGGTTGCAGGACTTGAGACACTTTCTAAGTTAACAGAAGAGTCATATAAAACTCTTGAAACAACGACTTTAAAAGTTGCAGATATTTTCAAGAAGTTTTTGAAAGAGTACGAAGGTGGAAGATTTTCAAATTACAATGTGATCACACACTCGTCATTATTTTGGATTGTTCCTGGTGATAAAATTAAGTGTGCAAATAATATTCCTGGAAATATCGGGGTGGACTTCACTCCACTATTTGAACTTCTTTTAAAGAAGGGAATCTACCTTGCACCAAATGCATATGAAGTAGGATTTGTATCTCTTGCACATAATGAAGAAGTTCTAGCAGATCTTGAAAAGAGGCTTTGGTCTTAA
- a CDS encoding M20/M25/M40 family metallo-hydrolase produces the protein MLNSKQLSLIAATFLGLNVTASTHPFIVTDSSMIQEGQKSLSSLEVLKHDQGMILARVADEEKSTLSHIAHEDHHRCGGYFAFETQAQAEQFIAETKSNDTTKATLADYTINQEDLVTEYIGRAEEFNIRSTMLKLSSYHNRYYKSQTGTESQEWLKGYWTDLTKHRSDITVEFFNHSSWSQPSVIATIKGETDEVIVVGGHADSIAGWWSRDKARAPGADDNASGIATITETLKVLAESGYAPKKTIKFMAYAAEEVGLLGSKDIARSFKQKGVNVVGVLQADMTNHHGSNTDITLITDFTNEAQNNFLGNLIDKYLPELTWGRDTCGYACSDHASWTSQGFPASIPFEAKKNDMNHNIHTANDTLEKMGGDANHALKFAKLALSFVIELDR, from the coding sequence ATGTTAAATTCAAAGCAACTAAGTCTTATTGCGGCTACATTTTTAGGATTAAATGTTACTGCATCAACTCACCCATTTATTGTTACAGATAGCTCAATGATACAGGAAGGACAAAAGTCTCTTTCATCACTAGAAGTACTTAAGCATGATCAAGGAATGATCCTTGCTCGCGTTGCCGACGAAGAGAAATCAACTCTCTCTCATATTGCTCACGAAGATCATCACAGATGTGGGGGTTACTTTGCATTTGAAACTCAAGCTCAAGCAGAGCAGTTCATTGCCGAGACAAAAAGTAATGACACAACAAAAGCAACTCTTGCTGACTACACAATTAATCAAGAAGATCTAGTTACTGAGTACATTGGAAGAGCGGAAGAGTTTAATATCCGTTCAACAATGTTAAAACTTTCTAGTTACCATAATAGATATTATAAAAGCCAAACAGGTACTGAATCACAAGAGTGGTTGAAGGGATACTGGACTGATCTCACAAAGCATAGAAGTGACATCACTGTGGAATTCTTCAACCACTCTAGTTGGTCTCAACCATCAGTTATAGCAACAATCAAAGGTGAAACTGATGAGGTTATCGTAGTTGGTGGACACGCCGATTCGATCGCAGGTTGGTGGTCACGCGACAAGGCAAGAGCTCCAGGCGCAGACGATAATGCTTCAGGTATTGCGACAATCACTGAGACACTTAAAGTTCTTGCTGAATCAGGATATGCTCCTAAGAAAACAATCAAGTTTATGGCCTATGCAGCAGAAGAAGTTGGTCTCCTTGGATCAAAAGACATTGCAAGATCATTCAAGCAAAAGGGTGTAAACGTAGTTGGTGTTCTTCAAGCAGATATGACAAACCACCATGGTTCAAACACGGACATCACTCTTATAACTGACTTTACAAATGAAGCTCAAAATAACTTCTTAGGAAACCTAATCGACAAGTACCTCCCAGAACTAACTTGGGGAAGAGATACTTGTGGATACGCTTGTTCAGATCACGCTTCTTGGACATCGCAAGGCTTCCCTGCTTCAATCCCATTCGAAGCAAAGAAGAACGACATGAATCACAATATCCACACAGCTAATGACACATTAGAAAAAATGGGTGGAGATGCTAACCATGCACTTAAATTTGCAAAACTAGCACTTTCTTTCGTTATTGAATTAGACAGATAA